One region of Microbacterium sp. Root553 genomic DNA includes:
- the priA gene encoding bifunctional 1-(5-phosphoribosyl)-5-((5-phosphoribosylamino)methylideneamino)imidazole-4-carboxamide isomerase/phosphoribosylanthranilate isomerase PriA translates to MNDFAQSPSLTLLPAVDVAGGKAVRLTQGEAGTETSYGDPLDAAGEWVAQGAKWIHLVDLDAAFGRGTNAPILRKVIKQFKNVNVELSGGIRDDATLEAALESGATRINLGTAALENPEWAADVISRYGEAIAVGLDVRGTTLAARGWTKEGGDLWEVLERLEDAGCSRYVVTDVTKDGTLKGPNLELLREVTARTPKPVVASGGISNLDDIAALRELVPLGVEGAIVGKALYAGAFTLAEALDVAGDD, encoded by the coding sequence ATGAACGACTTCGCGCAGTCCCCATCGCTCACCCTGCTCCCCGCGGTCGATGTCGCCGGAGGCAAGGCCGTCCGTCTCACCCAGGGCGAGGCAGGCACCGAGACCAGCTACGGCGACCCGTTGGACGCCGCAGGCGAGTGGGTCGCGCAGGGCGCCAAGTGGATCCACCTCGTCGACCTCGATGCGGCCTTCGGGCGCGGCACCAACGCTCCGATCCTGCGCAAGGTCATCAAGCAGTTCAAGAACGTCAACGTCGAGCTCTCGGGTGGCATCCGCGATGACGCCACGCTCGAGGCGGCGCTGGAGAGCGGTGCGACGCGCATCAACCTCGGCACCGCGGCACTGGAGAACCCCGAGTGGGCCGCCGATGTGATCAGCCGCTACGGCGAGGCGATCGCCGTCGGCCTGGACGTCCGCGGCACCACTCTCGCGGCGCGCGGCTGGACGAAGGAGGGCGGCGACCTCTGGGAGGTCCTCGAGCGCCTCGAAGACGCGGGCTGCAGCCGCTACGTCGTCACCGACGTCACGAAGGACGGCACTCTGAAGGGACCGAACCTCGAGCTGCTGCGCGAGGTCACGGCACGCACCCCCAAGCCCGTGGTCGCCTCGGGTGGCATCTCGAACCTCGACGACATCGCCGCTCTTCGCGAACTCGTCCCGCTCGGCGTCGAGGGCGCCATCGTCGGAAAGGCCCTGTACGCGGGAGCGTTCACGCTGGCCGAGGCGCTGGATGTCGCCGGCGACGACTGA
- a CDS encoding SseB family protein, with product MSPATTDGPSGHGDHDHAAGHGDSAGVPWEGRSFESNPHAADDGSADPALLAALLRFRAGEGSQVEVVDAFRNARILIPLIAEKGDEGVAPSGLAVDKTQELSIVTVAAPDGRRVQPVFSSVEAMRTWDATARPIPVEAVRAALAASAEDTDLIVLDPTSDTEFILRRPAVWAVAQGHAWEPSFLSPEVFGALQESVAHELAVIDVAVAPGDPDARLRGPELVVVLELVDGLEREVLDAVLSRLAQRWAGDDRIAVLADSLTVKLRRSI from the coding sequence ATGTCGCCGGCGACGACTGATGGGCCGAGCGGCCACGGCGACCACGATCACGCGGCCGGTCACGGTGATTCCGCGGGTGTCCCCTGGGAGGGGCGCAGCTTCGAGTCGAACCCGCATGCCGCCGACGACGGGTCTGCCGACCCCGCCCTGCTGGCGGCACTGCTGCGGTTCCGCGCCGGTGAGGGCAGTCAGGTCGAGGTCGTCGACGCCTTCCGCAACGCGAGGATCCTGATCCCCCTGATCGCAGAGAAGGGTGACGAGGGCGTCGCGCCCAGCGGTCTCGCCGTCGACAAGACGCAGGAGCTGTCGATCGTGACGGTCGCTGCACCCGACGGACGTCGCGTGCAGCCGGTGTTCTCGTCCGTCGAGGCGATGCGCACGTGGGATGCCACGGCGCGGCCGATCCCGGTCGAGGCCGTGCGTGCGGCGCTTGCGGCATCGGCCGAGGACACCGACCTCATCGTGCTCGACCCGACGTCGGACACCGAGTTCATCCTCCGTCGCCCCGCGGTCTGGGCTGTCGCGCAGGGACACGCCTGGGAGCCGAGCTTCCTGTCGCCCGAGGTGTTCGGGGCGCTGCAGGAGAGCGTCGCGCACGAGCTGGCCGTGATCGACGTCGCGGTCGCGCCCGGTGATCCCGACGCCCGCCTGCGTGGGCCCGAGCTCGTCGTGGTACTCGAGCTCGTCGACGGCCTCGAGCGCGAGGTCCTCGATGCCGTGCTGTCGCGCCTCGCGCAGCGCTGGGCGGGCGATGACCGCATCGCCGTCCTCGCCGACTCCCTCACCGTCAAGCTGCGCCGCTCGATCTGA
- a CDS encoding DUF1844 domain-containing protein: MTNQASDEAAREREERWARQEEAASSATRDIADVPAVEVITTAAVHLMSAAAVKLGLADDPDAAAQLDLDEARKLINALAGLITAGAPEISDMHARSLRDGLRSLQLAFREASPIPDPIGKGPGEKWTGPVN; encoded by the coding sequence GTGACGAACCAGGCATCGGACGAGGCTGCACGCGAGCGCGAAGAGCGCTGGGCACGGCAAGAGGAGGCGGCGTCTTCAGCCACACGGGACATCGCCGACGTCCCCGCGGTCGAGGTGATCACCACTGCGGCCGTGCACCTGATGAGCGCGGCGGCCGTCAAGCTGGGCCTCGCCGACGACCCCGACGCGGCCGCTCAGCTCGACCTCGACGAGGCGCGCAAGCTGATCAACGCCCTGGCCGGGCTGATCACCGCGGGAGCGCCCGAGATCAGCGACATGCACGCCCGATCGCTGCGCGACGGTCTGCGTTCCCTGCAGCTCGCGTTCCGCGAGGCGTCCCCCATCCCCGACCCGATCGGCAAGGGCCCGGGCGAGAAGTGGACCGGGCCGGTCAACTAG
- the infC gene encoding translation initiation factor IF-3: MHSSKEFRISDPRTNERIRVPEVRLVGPAGEQIGVVRIEAALRLAQEADLDLVEVAPNSKPPVVKIMDYGKFKYEAAQKEKEARRNQANTILKEVRFRLKIEAHDYTTKLKRAEGFLKAGDKVKAMILFRGREQSRPEQGVRLLRKFAEDVAELGTVESNPTIDGRNMVMIVAPMKSKSEAKQEQNAVRDAQRADKKQAARDAKTEADAPAKATAE, translated from the coding sequence ATCCACTCGTCTAAGGAGTTCCGCATCAGCGATCCCCGCACCAATGAGCGCATCCGCGTCCCCGAGGTCCGCCTCGTCGGCCCCGCGGGTGAGCAGATCGGCGTCGTCCGCATCGAGGCGGCGCTGCGCCTTGCGCAGGAAGCCGACCTCGACCTCGTCGAGGTCGCACCCAACTCGAAGCCGCCCGTGGTCAAGATCATGGACTACGGCAAGTTCAAGTACGAAGCTGCCCAGAAGGAGAAGGAAGCTCGCCGCAACCAGGCGAACACCATCCTGAAGGAGGTGCGCTTCCGTCTGAAGATCGAGGCGCACGACTACACGACCAAGCTCAAGCGCGCCGAGGGGTTCCTCAAGGCCGGAGACAAGGTCAAGGCGATGATCCTCTTCCGCGGTCGCGAGCAGTCGCGCCCCGAGCAGGGCGTGCGTCTGCTCCGCAAGTTCGCGGAGGATGTCGCCGAACTCGGAACGGTCGAGTCCAACCCGACCATCGACGGTCGCAACATGGTCATGATCGTCGCTCCGATGAAGAGCAAGTCCGAGGCCAAGCAGGAGCAGAACGCCGTTCGCGACGCACAGCGCGCCGACAAGAAGCAGGCTGCTCGCGATGCCAAGACCGAGGCGGATGCACCCGCCAAGGCCACCGCGGAGTAA
- the rpmI gene encoding 50S ribosomal protein L35 has product MPKQKTHSGAKKRFKITGSGKLKKQQAGMRHNLEHKSSRRTRRLNQDQVLSKADTKVAKKLLGR; this is encoded by the coding sequence ATGCCGAAGCAGAAGACCCACTCGGGTGCTAAGAAGCGCTTCAAGATCACCGGCAGCGGCAAGCTGAAGAAGCAGCAGGCCGGGATGCGCCACAACCTCGAGCACAAGTCGAGCCGTCGCACCCGCCGCCTCAACCAGGACCAGGTGCTGTCGAAGGCTGACACCAAGGTCGCCAAGAAGCTTCTCGGTCGCTGA
- the rplT gene encoding 50S ribosomal protein L20 yields MARVKRAVNAHKKRRVILERASGYRGQRSRLYRKAKEQVIHSLVYSYRDRRKRKGDFRRLWIQRINAAARQNGITYNRFIQGLGLAGVTVDRRMLADLAVNDAATFTTLVETAKKALPSDVNAPKSAA; encoded by the coding sequence ATGGCAAGAGTCAAGCGGGCGGTAAACGCCCACAAGAAGCGTCGGGTCATCCTCGAGCGCGCCTCCGGCTACCGCGGTCAGCGTTCGCGCCTCTACCGCAAGGCCAAAGAGCAGGTCATCCACTCCCTGGTCTACTCGTACCGTGACCGTCGCAAGCGCAAGGGCGACTTCCGTCGTCTGTGGATCCAGCGCATCAACGCTGCGGCCCGTCAGAACGGCATCACGTACAACCGCTTCATCCAGGGCCTCGGCCTCGCGGGTGTCACGGTCGACCGCCGCATGCTCGCCGACCTCGCGGTCAATGACGCAGCGACGTTCACGACCCTGGTCGAGACGGCGAAGAAGGCACTGCCCTCCGACGTCAACGCACCGAAGTCGGCCGCGTAG
- a CDS encoding TrmH family RNA methyltransferase has translation MLENPRSPRVRAVAKLTKRSARSETGLFLLEGPQAVREALTYSPEAIVELFATPAGWDKHPDIRAKASSADVEVEHVTEYVLNAMADTVTPQGLVAVVRQTPTSVRDIFAASPRLVAICEEIRDPGNLGTIIRAADAAGADAVVLTGRTVDPYNPKVVRATTGSLFHLPVSVGAELEDVVEKAHAAGLRVLAADVKGDDLLRARADGVLAEPTAWLFGNEARGLEDEALAQADQVLKLPIFGRAESLNLATAASVCLYESAFAQRAGSVD, from the coding sequence GTGCTGGAGAACCCGCGTTCGCCCCGAGTCCGAGCTGTCGCGAAGCTCACCAAGCGCAGCGCCCGCAGCGAGACCGGCCTGTTCCTCCTCGAGGGGCCGCAGGCGGTGCGCGAGGCGCTGACCTACAGCCCCGAGGCGATCGTCGAGCTGTTCGCGACGCCGGCCGGCTGGGACAAGCATCCCGACATCCGGGCGAAGGCCTCGTCGGCCGACGTCGAGGTCGAGCACGTCACCGAGTACGTCCTGAACGCGATGGCCGACACGGTCACACCGCAGGGACTCGTCGCGGTCGTGCGGCAGACGCCCACTTCGGTGCGCGACATCTTCGCGGCCTCGCCGCGCCTCGTCGCGATCTGCGAGGAGATCAGGGACCCCGGCAACCTCGGCACGATCATCCGAGCCGCAGACGCGGCGGGTGCGGATGCCGTCGTGCTGACCGGCCGTACGGTCGACCCGTACAACCCGAAAGTCGTGCGCGCCACGACAGGATCGCTCTTCCACCTGCCCGTGTCGGTGGGGGCGGAGCTCGAGGACGTCGTCGAGAAGGCTCACGCCGCGGGGCTGCGGGTGCTCGCCGCCGATGTGAAGGGCGATGATCTGCTGCGTGCCCGCGCAGACGGCGTCCTCGCAGAGCCCACTGCCTGGCTGTTCGGAAACGAGGCCAGGGGACTCGAGGATGAGGCGCTGGCTCAGGCCGATCAGGTGCTGAAGCTCCCGATCTTCGGTCGGGCGGAGTCGCTGAATCTGGCGACTGCGGCCAGTGTCTGCCTGTATGAGAGCGCCTTCGCGCAGCGCGCAGGCTCCGTCGACTGA
- a CDS encoding response regulator transcription factor, with product MQILIVEDDDRVSAALEAFLARSGYATVRASDGAAALELLGADTEVVLLDLGLPDIDGVDLCRRIRGRSEVPIVIVTARSQVAERIRGLRAGADDFVVKPYDVHELLARIEAVTRRSRPIRPESEAVVLLQDGAVQIDLVGRQVLIDSSAIELTRKEFDIVAVLARYPGVAVPKERLIREVWNTDWRGFGHSLEVHVGAIRRKSGAHRLIETVRGVGYRLAG from the coding sequence ATGCAGATTCTGATCGTGGAGGACGACGACCGTGTCTCGGCCGCCCTCGAGGCCTTTCTTGCACGATCCGGCTACGCCACGGTGCGCGCCTCGGACGGTGCCGCCGCGCTCGAGCTTCTGGGCGCGGACACCGAGGTCGTCCTGCTCGATCTCGGGCTGCCCGACATCGACGGCGTCGATCTGTGTCGCCGTATCCGTGGCCGTTCGGAGGTGCCCATCGTCATCGTGACGGCGCGCAGTCAGGTGGCGGAGCGCATCAGGGGTCTGCGGGCCGGAGCAGATGACTTCGTCGTCAAGCCCTACGACGTGCACGAGCTTCTGGCTCGCATCGAGGCGGTCACCCGGCGGTCGCGCCCGATCCGCCCCGAGTCCGAGGCGGTGGTGCTCCTGCAGGACGGTGCCGTGCAGATCGATCTCGTGGGCAGGCAGGTGCTCATCGACAGCTCCGCGATCGAGCTCACCCGCAAGGAGTTCGACATCGTCGCGGTGCTGGCCAGGTATCCGGGAGTCGCCGTGCCGAAGGAACGGCTGATCCGCGAAGTGTGGAACACCGACTGGCGCGGCTTCGGGCACTCCCTCGAGGTACACGTGGGTGCGATCCGCCGCAAGTCCGGCGCGCACCGTCTCATCGAGACCGTGCGCGGCGTGGGCTACCGGCTGGCGGGGTGA
- a CDS encoding sensor histidine kinase: MLRRLVVVFLVPLLAVLLLLGSATAWSATRGIQQAFYAEQLGDLGYFAASARQALRSGSTTVIDAEVQRFHEVYGTEVMVFDLAGGIWAAGGAVDRVLADDEAARVRLALSGRRADAPEPVFPWMLAESSLAEPVFDDGDVIGAVMVSADVDAPRTQILQQILLLSIVSILAVGLGVLLVFQMARWVLSPVRRLDEAMVAIERGAMDARVSEDTGPPELRRMTRVFNGMADEIERVMTRQQEFALNASHELRNPLNALLLRVEHLSTGLGAEWQGDIEETREEGRRMVRILETLLGLARGGRADIAVSAVDLSVLAARRADAWRDVAAQRGVRMQAGAEASVMSVTDRTIVESALDAVIDNAVKFSPADSVVVVEASREGDLCRLTVRDHGPGLTIAEAASAADRFWRSEDSGETPGTGLGLAIATDLLESIGGALAVSSADGGGLVVALVLPDGADR; this comes from the coding sequence ATGCTGCGCCGTCTCGTCGTGGTGTTCCTCGTGCCGCTGCTGGCCGTCCTGCTGCTGCTCGGCAGCGCGACGGCGTGGAGTGCGACCCGTGGCATCCAACAGGCGTTCTATGCCGAGCAGCTCGGTGACCTCGGGTACTTCGCCGCGAGTGCGCGTCAGGCGCTGCGGTCGGGGAGCACCACGGTGATCGATGCGGAGGTGCAGCGTTTCCATGAGGTCTACGGGACGGAGGTGATGGTCTTCGATCTCGCGGGCGGCATCTGGGCGGCCGGGGGAGCGGTCGACCGGGTCCTCGCGGATGACGAGGCCGCGCGCGTGCGTCTCGCGCTCTCCGGCCGTCGCGCAGACGCTCCGGAACCGGTCTTCCCCTGGATGCTCGCCGAGTCGTCCCTCGCCGAGCCGGTGTTCGACGACGGTGATGTGATCGGGGCCGTGATGGTGTCCGCGGATGTCGATGCGCCCCGTACGCAGATCCTTCAGCAGATCCTCCTTCTCAGCATCGTGTCGATCCTCGCTGTCGGGTTGGGGGTGCTCCTGGTTTTCCAGATGGCACGGTGGGTGCTGTCACCGGTCAGGCGCCTCGACGAGGCGATGGTCGCGATCGAGCGCGGGGCGATGGACGCCCGCGTGTCGGAGGACACCGGACCGCCGGAGCTGCGCCGCATGACGCGGGTGTTCAACGGCATGGCGGACGAGATCGAACGGGTGATGACGCGGCAGCAGGAGTTCGCGCTCAACGCCTCGCACGAACTGCGCAACCCGCTGAACGCCCTGCTGCTGCGCGTCGAGCACCTCTCGACCGGACTCGGAGCGGAGTGGCAGGGCGATATCGAGGAGACCCGCGAGGAGGGGCGACGGATGGTGCGGATCCTCGAGACGCTGCTGGGCCTTGCGCGCGGCGGGCGCGCCGACATCGCCGTCTCGGCCGTCGATCTGAGCGTGCTGGCGGCTCGCCGGGCGGACGCCTGGCGGGATGTCGCCGCGCAGCGCGGGGTCCGGATGCAGGCCGGCGCCGAGGCATCCGTGATGAGTGTGACCGATCGCACGATCGTCGAGAGCGCCCTCGACGCGGTGATCGACAACGCGGTGAAGTTCTCGCCCGCCGACTCGGTCGTGGTGGTCGAGGCATCGAGGGAGGGCGATCTGTGCCGGCTCACGGTGCGCGATCACGGTCCTGGCCTCACGATCGCCGAAGCGGCCTCGGCGGCGGACCGGTTCTGGCGCAGCGAGGACAGCGGCGAGACGCCGGGAACGGGATTGGGGCTGGCGATCGCGACCGACCTGCTGGAGTCGATCGGCGGCGCGCTCGCGGTCTCCTCTGCCGACGGCGGTGGCCTCGTCGTGGCCCTCGTGCTGCCGGACGGAGCGGACCGATGA
- a CDS encoding TAXI family TRAP transporter solute-binding subunit, which translates to MNGARRPRGSRGSRWGRITAAVLVLVMAGASSACAGRSEHWGTARYVIAGGGSNGLYFAYGSELATELSSSLDVRMEAAETAGSVDNLLRVSSGEALLGFAQGDAAADAVAGAGPFAEPMPVQAVARLYDEYLHVVVRADSPIDSLDDLAGRRVSLGAENSGVNVIASRVLDAAGVDVATIEDPELDLGESISALERSGIDGFFWVGGIPTPGIAQLAETAPVRLLPIEQSWVNTVNARYSDAYRPSDFPIGLYGLDASQPTMAVPNYLVTSSETPDGMVRDVLEGLFDARTRIARNVPAAALLDLRQAIFSGPVALHPGAIAYYRSQRD; encoded by the coding sequence ATGAACGGTGCTCGGCGTCCGCGCGGCTCCAGAGGCTCACGGTGGGGGCGGATCACGGCGGCCGTCCTGGTGCTCGTGATGGCCGGTGCGTCGAGCGCCTGCGCCGGGCGGTCGGAGCACTGGGGCACGGCGCGGTATGTGATCGCCGGAGGAGGGTCGAACGGCCTCTACTTCGCGTACGGCAGCGAGCTCGCGACGGAGCTGTCGTCCTCACTGGACGTGCGGATGGAGGCCGCCGAGACCGCGGGATCGGTCGACAACCTCCTCCGTGTGAGCTCGGGTGAGGCGCTCCTCGGATTCGCGCAGGGCGACGCGGCGGCGGATGCCGTCGCCGGAGCCGGTCCGTTCGCCGAGCCGATGCCCGTGCAGGCGGTCGCCCGGTTGTACGACGAGTACCTGCACGTCGTCGTCCGCGCGGACTCGCCGATCGACTCGCTCGACGATCTGGCCGGACGGCGGGTCTCCCTCGGGGCCGAGAACTCCGGAGTCAACGTCATCGCCTCACGCGTGCTCGACGCCGCCGGCGTGGACGTGGCCACCATCGAGGATCCGGAGCTGGATCTGGGCGAGTCGATCAGCGCGCTGGAGCGCTCGGGCATAGACGGGTTCTTCTGGGTCGGCGGCATCCCGACCCCCGGGATCGCCCAGCTCGCCGAGACCGCTCCCGTGCGGCTGCTGCCCATCGAGCAGAGCTGGGTCAACACGGTCAATGCGCGTTACTCCGACGCCTACCGTCCTTCCGACTTCCCGATCGGGCTCTACGGGCTCGATGCGTCCCAGCCGACGATGGCGGTCCCGAACTACCTGGTGACGTCGTCCGAGACCCCGGACGGCATGGTGCGCGACGTCCTCGAGGGCCTCTTCGACGCCAGGACCCGCATCGCCCGGAACGTTCCTGCCGCGGCACTCCTGGACCTGAGGCAGGCCATCTTCTCGGGACCCGTGGCCCTGCATCCCGGCGCGATCGCCTATTACCGGAGCCAGCGGGACTGA
- a CDS encoding amino acid ABC transporter ATP-binding protein: MMTSGKPLVVVDNVQKHYGDFQALTDIDLTVNAGEVVVVIGPSGSGKSTLCRTINRLETITSGSISIDGKELPAEGKGLANLRADVGMVFQSFNLFAHLTILENVTLGPIKVRGLKKAAAEKEAMQLLERVGIAKQASKLPAQLSGGQQQRVAIARALAMHPKVMLFDEPTSALDPEMINEVLDVMVDLAHEGMTMIVVTHEMGFARKAADRVVFMADGRIVEEATPEEFFTNPKSDRAKDFLSKLLTH; encoded by the coding sequence ATGATGACCTCTGGTAAGCCTCTCGTCGTTGTCGACAACGTTCAGAAGCACTACGGCGACTTCCAGGCACTGACCGATATCGATCTCACGGTCAACGCCGGCGAGGTCGTCGTCGTGATCGGCCCGTCGGGTTCGGGCAAGTCGACGCTGTGCCGCACGATCAACCGCCTCGAGACGATCACGAGCGGGTCGATCAGCATCGACGGCAAGGAGCTGCCGGCCGAGGGCAAGGGGCTCGCGAACCTGCGCGCCGACGTCGGCATGGTGTTCCAGTCGTTCAACCTGTTCGCGCATCTCACGATCCTCGAGAACGTGACGCTCGGTCCCATCAAGGTCCGTGGTCTCAAGAAGGCCGCCGCCGAGAAGGAGGCCATGCAGCTCCTCGAGCGCGTCGGCATCGCGAAGCAGGCATCGAAGCTCCCCGCGCAGCTCTCGGGCGGACAGCAGCAGCGCGTGGCGATCGCCCGTGCGCTCGCGATGCACCCCAAGGTGATGCTGTTCGACGAGCCGACCAGCGCACTCGACCCCGAGATGATCAACGAGGTGCTCGATGTCATGGTCGACCTCGCGCACGAGGGCATGACGATGATCGTCGTCACCCACGAGATGGGCTTCGCCCGCAAGGCCGCCGACCGGGTGGTCTTCATGGCCGACGGGCGGATCGTGGAGGAGGCGACTCCTGAGGAGTTCTTCACGAACCCGAAGAGCGACCGTGCCAAGGACTTCCTCTCGAAGCTCCTCACGCACTGA
- a CDS encoding glutamate ABC transporter substrate-binding protein → MRRTRTLAGIGIAAAALLALTACNSGTPSSTGAPEGGDEGDTSSSTPWTVLTDVSIDGSPTFDRIESAGTIKVGVKEDQPGLGYLDPVTNERTGFDVDIARWMAASLGVDPEKIEFQAIASANREQAIVNGDIDYYVGTYSITDKRKEQISFAGPYFVTGQGLLVGADSDIKSVDDLSADTTVCSATGSTPIQNIKTNYPDVPTKEYDTYSKCVEDLKNGQVDAVTTDEAILIGYAAQDPDKLKVVGEPFSEERYGIGLAKGDDALAEYFNTQLTDGGEIWQQIFDNNLGASGVKATQPEVDPIG, encoded by the coding sequence ATGCGACGCACACGGACACTGGCAGGCATCGGGATCGCCGCGGCAGCGCTGCTCGCGCTGACCGCCTGCAACAGCGGCACGCCGTCCAGCACGGGAGCCCCGGAGGGGGGCGACGAGGGTGACACCTCCAGCAGCACTCCGTGGACCGTTCTGACCGATGTCAGCATCGATGGCAGCCCCACGTTCGACCGGATCGAGTCCGCCGGCACGATCAAGGTCGGAGTCAAGGAGGACCAGCCCGGTCTGGGCTACCTGGACCCGGTGACGAACGAACGCACGGGATTCGACGTCGACATCGCCCGCTGGATGGCGGCATCGCTCGGAGTCGACCCGGAGAAGATCGAGTTCCAGGCGATCGCTTCCGCGAACCGCGAGCAGGCGATCGTGAACGGCGACATCGACTACTACGTCGGCACGTACTCGATCACCGACAAGCGCAAGGAGCAGATCTCCTTCGCCGGTCCGTACTTCGTCACAGGTCAGGGACTGCTCGTCGGCGCAGACAGCGATATCAAGAGCGTGGACGACCTGAGCGCGGACACGACCGTGTGCTCGGCGACGGGATCGACTCCGATCCAGAACATCAAGACGAACTACCCCGACGTGCCCACCAAGGAATACGACACGTACTCCAAGTGCGTCGAGGACCTCAAGAACGGCCAGGTCGATGCCGTCACCACCGATGAGGCGATCCTCATCGGCTACGCGGCTCAGGACCCGGACAAGCTCAAGGTCGTCGGGGAGCCGTTCAGCGAGGAGCGCTACGGCATCGGACTCGCCAAGGGCGATGACGCGCTGGCCGAGTACTTCAACACGCAGCTGACCGACGGCGGCGAGATCTGGCAGCAGATCTTCGACAACAACCTCGGCGCCTCCGGCGTCAAGGCGACCCAGCCCGAGGTCGATCCGATCGGCTGA
- a CDS encoding amino acid ABC transporter permease, producing the protein MGVITDHLDLWGEALWGTIVLFLGGGIIALVLGLIVGAARVSPVPIARAVGGVYVNWIRNTPLTLVMFFFAFCLPILLGERVNSLLLAVIALGLYTATYVAEALRAGINTVPVGQAEAARAIGLNFGQVMRYVVLPQATRSVVPPMMSVLIALMKNTTVAAGFSVVNLGTIRAALSERGESALVVLLWVMVLFVVLVLLLAWVQRVLENKWRIAR; encoded by the coding sequence GTGGGAGTCATCACCGACCACCTCGATCTCTGGGGAGAGGCGCTGTGGGGAACCATCGTGCTGTTTCTGGGCGGTGGCATCATCGCGCTGGTCCTCGGACTGATCGTCGGGGCAGCGCGCGTGTCCCCGGTTCCGATCGCCCGCGCCGTCGGAGGCGTGTACGTCAACTGGATCCGCAACACACCGCTGACGCTCGTCATGTTCTTCTTCGCGTTCTGCCTCCCGATCCTGCTGGGGGAGCGCGTGAACTCACTGCTCCTGGCCGTGATCGCGCTCGGGCTCTACACCGCGACCTACGTCGCCGAGGCGTTGCGCGCCGGCATCAACACCGTGCCGGTCGGCCAGGCCGAAGCGGCGCGTGCGATCGGCCTGAACTTCGGACAGGTCATGCGCTACGTCGTGCTGCCGCAGGCGACGCGCTCCGTTGTCCCGCCGATGATGAGCGTCCTGATCGCTCTCATGAAGAACACCACGGTGGCCGCCGGCTTCTCCGTCGTCAACCTCGGCACGATCCGCGCGGCGCTCAGCGAGCGCGGTGAGAGCGCGCTCGTCGTGCTGCTGTGGGTCATGGTCCTGTTCGTGGTGCTGGTGCTGCTGCTCGCCTGGGTGCAGCGCGTTCTCGAGAACAAGTGGAGGATCGCGCGATGA
- a CDS encoding amino acid ABC transporter permease: protein MSSVLFDVPGPRAIARNRLIGVATILVVLAVLGWVVWRLIATGQFSAEKWNIFTFSAVWVRFGEGLLSTLAAFVVAGVGAIALGFLLGIGRLSEHAWVREPVRWIIEVLRAVPVLILMMLLYYGLPVIGVKMPPYWAVVIALIVYNGSVLAEVLRAGIESLPRGQKEAGYAIGLRKTGVMYFILIPQAVRAMMPVIIAQLVVALKDTALGFIITYQELLYVINQIGNQAPYGSPLIPAALVGGSMYVAVCLLLSYVAFRLQKRARRSPAQTAAAGNVAADDESTLTQVIALQKGAGASGLDGGSGRG from the coding sequence ATGAGTTCCGTCCTTTTCGACGTCCCCGGCCCTCGGGCCATCGCTCGCAACCGACTCATCGGAGTCGCCACCATCCTCGTCGTCCTCGCCGTGCTCGGTTGGGTCGTGTGGAGGCTGATCGCCACCGGTCAGTTCTCAGCCGAGAAGTGGAACATCTTCACGTTCTCGGCCGTCTGGGTCCGCTTCGGCGAAGGGCTGCTGTCGACGCTGGCAGCGTTCGTCGTCGCCGGTGTCGGGGCCATCGCCCTCGGCTTCCTGCTCGGCATCGGACGCCTGTCGGAGCACGCCTGGGTGCGTGAGCCGGTCCGGTGGATCATCGAGGTGCTGCGAGCGGTTCCGGTGCTCATCCTGATGATGCTGCTGTACTACGGCCTCCCCGTGATCGGCGTGAAGATGCCGCCCTATTGGGCCGTCGTGATCGCCCTGATCGTGTACAACGGATCGGTGCTCGCCGAGGTCCTCCGAGCCGGCATCGAGTCCCTGCCCCGTGGGCAGAAGGAAGCCGGTTACGCGATCGGACTGCGAAAGACCGGGGTGATGTACTTCATCCTCATCCCGCAGGCCGTGCGCGCCATGATGCCGGTGATCATCGCGCAGCTCGTCGTGGCGCTCAAGGACACCGCGCTCGGGTTCATCATCACCTACCAGGAGCTGCTGTACGTCATCAACCAGATCGGCAACCAGGCGCCGTACGGATCTCCGCTGATCCCCGCTGCACTCGTCGGCGGGTCCATGTACGTCGCGGTCTGCCTCCTGCTCTCGTACGTCGCATTCCGTCTGCAGAAGCGCGCGCGCCGTTCGCCGGCTCAGACCGCGGCCGCCGGAAACGTCGCGGCCGACGACGAGTCGACTCTGACCCAGGTGATCGCGCTGCAGAAGGGCGCGGGCGCGTCTGGTCTGGACGGCGGTTCGGGCAGGGGCTGA